The proteins below are encoded in one region of Pseudomonadota bacterium:
- a CDS encoding lipid A biosynthesis protein, whose translation MDESMIWVGIGLLGQALFSARFLVQWLFSEKHRQSIIPESFWYLSLGGGLILFAYALYRKDPVFILGQSSGCLIYLRNIYFIRRKKPERPTS comes from the coding sequence ATGGACGAATCAATGATCTGGGTCGGAATCGGCCTGCTCGGTCAGGCTCTGTTTTCGGCCCGTTTTCTCGTCCAGTGGTTGTTCAGCGAAAAACACCGGCAGAGTATCATTCCCGAATCCTTCTGGTATTTGAGCCTGGGCGGGGGGCTGATTCTGTTCGCCTATGCTCTTTACCGCAAGGATCCGGTCTTCATTCTCGGGCAGAGTTCGGGCTGCCTGATCTATCTGCGCAATATCTATTTCATCCGCAGAAAAAAACCGGAGAGGCCGACCTCATGA
- a CDS encoding phospholipid carrier-dependent glycosyltransferase, producing the protein MKSRSVCGLVGLWGLLVVVSIACRPPIPIDETRYLSVAWEMWRSGNFLVPQVNGLPYSHKPPLLFYLINLGWMLFGANAFTARLTAPLFALCNLGLTAALGRRLWPENPRVAEFAPFILLALPLWAVTSTVTMFDQLLTFFILLGLIGLLKISRWQWRSGLMLLAIAIGGGLLTKGPVVLLPLLPTALSFPWWRPAAAAKKKYWYPLLLAALLAGIGLALGWALPAARAGGPAYADAILWGQTAGRIVKSFAHQRPWWWYLPLLPLVLLPWTVLLVRGPEKGWRGLLAEPGLRFCLAWLLPAFILFSLVSGKQLHYLVPLLPALALLGARAADGAAPQTLRWCRISLGGLFLVSGLVLAGSGLLPLVNEFTGHRNPLWVLALIFSGLLACGLKPEKPATTITGISAAVVGWILLLQFIAAGSLAGTFDLGPMALKIAELQRQGHQVAIYPARFANQFHFPGRLRQPLITLDEIHEVGPWLAAHPKAYIVTFRRNLSPDNDSGPPELTLESGKRRISLWSATALQPLLPPPLTTE; encoded by the coding sequence ATGAAAAGCCGAAGTGTTTGCGGATTGGTCGGCCTCTGGGGTCTGCTGGTAGTGGTCAGCATCGCCTGCCGACCGCCGATTCCGATTGATGAAACCCGCTATCTTTCGGTGGCCTGGGAAATGTGGCGGAGCGGCAATTTCCTGGTCCCCCAGGTCAACGGTCTGCCCTACAGTCACAAGCCGCCCCTGCTTTTCTACCTGATCAACCTCGGCTGGATGCTGTTCGGGGCCAATGCCTTTACCGCCCGGCTGACCGCCCCGCTGTTCGCCCTCTGTAACCTAGGGCTGACCGCCGCTCTGGGCCGCCGCCTCTGGCCGGAAAACCCCCGGGTCGCTGAATTTGCCCCTTTCATCCTCCTGGCCCTGCCCCTGTGGGCGGTAACCAGCACCGTAACCATGTTCGATCAGCTGCTGACCTTTTTTATTCTCCTGGGTCTTATCGGCCTGCTGAAAATAAGCCGGTGGCAGTGGCGCTCGGGCTTGATGCTGCTCGCGATCGCCATCGGCGGCGGCCTCCTGACCAAGGGTCCGGTCGTGCTTTTGCCGCTGCTGCCGACGGCCCTGAGCTTTCCCTGGTGGCGGCCGGCGGCGGCCGCGAAAAAAAAATACTGGTATCCGCTTTTGCTGGCGGCGCTGCTCGCCGGTATCGGCCTGGCCCTGGGCTGGGCCCTGCCCGCCGCCAGAGCCGGAGGCCCGGCCTACGCCGACGCCATTCTCTGGGGCCAGACGGCCGGACGGATAGTCAAATCCTTCGCCCATCAGCGCCCCTGGTGGTGGTACCTGCCCTTGCTCCCGCTCGTACTGCTGCCCTGGACGGTGCTGCTTGTCCGGGGCCCGGAAAAAGGCTGGCGCGGCTTACTTGCGGAACCCGGCCTGCGCTTCTGTCTGGCCTGGCTGCTGCCGGCCTTCATCCTCTTTTCCCTGGTCAGCGGCAAGCAGCTCCACTATCTGGTCCCGCTGCTGCCGGCATTGGCTTTGCTCGGCGCCCGGGCGGCCGACGGCGCCGCCCCTCAAACCCTGCGCTGGTGCCGCATCAGTCTGGGCGGACTTTTTCTGGTCAGCGGGCTGGTACTGGCCGGCAGCGGGCTCCTGCCCTTGGTCAACGAATTTACCGGTCACCGCAACCCGCTCTGGGTCCTGGCTCTGATATTTTCAGGTCTTCTGGCTTGCGGATTAAAACCGGAGAAGCCCGCGACCACGATTACCGGAATCAGCGCCGCCGTAGTCGGCTGGATTCTGCTGCTGCAGTTCATCGCCGCCGGCAGCCTGGCCGGCACTTTCGACCTCGGACCCATGGCTTTGAAAATCGCCGAGCTGCAACGGCAAGGACATCAGGTCGCCATCTATCCGGCCAGATTCGCCAACCAGTTCCATTTCCCCGGCCGACTGCGCCAACCCCTGATCACTCTGGATGAGATTCACGAAGTCGGCCCCTGGCTGGCGGCCCATCCGAAGGCCTACATCGTCACCTTCCGCCGGAATCTGTCCCCCGATAACGACAGCGGGCCGCCTGAGCTGACCCTGGAGAGCGGCAAAAGACGAATCAGCCTGTGGTCGGCCACAGCCTTGCAACCCCTGCTGCCGCCCCCGCTGACGACAGAATAA
- a CDS encoding phosphoethanolamine--lipid A transferase, giving the protein MLHSQKNQPHPDRLAGTDIEAEKNWRQRLFRLGAGRGPTLLLALLFATVYNFPFWRKLLRLPDISLSANAGFLAATLVILVGVFFFFLTLTAYPYLQKSLAVILLLLMGPILYFSSHYGVIIDHNMISNLLETDTREAAELLSPAFLGHLLLLVILPAALLIRRRQTWAPTLRQTGANLLCALLTLMVIGGTLFAAYDDFALIGRSHRFLRLFLNPSYALYSVEKYYRVNHLVKRPPQPLAEDARISPASGRRKKLLGVFVVGESARAANFSLNGYQRETNPRLKQENIISFTQAYACGTSTAEALPGMFSHLPRKDYSVKKAAAYENVLDILQRLGVAVLWRDNNSSAKGVAERIFYEKLSLRDLPKARAASLSQRGEIFDEALLLNLDEFLAAHADRDLLIVLHQKGSHGPAYHKRRPPAFARFQPEYQGEDVHNASREELINAYDNTILYTDFFLARLLDWLKNNSAERNSFMIYMSDHGESLGENGIYLHSLPWFMAPDEQIHIGAIAWFSPGFGEDRGFDPAALRARRDQAVSHDFIFHTLLGLYKVESKIYNPELDLLKLAE; this is encoded by the coding sequence ATGTTGCACTCACAAAAAAATCAGCCCCACCCCGACCGGCTCGCCGGGACCGACATCGAAGCGGAAAAGAACTGGCGGCAACGGCTCTTCCGGCTTGGCGCCGGGCGGGGCCCGACGCTGCTGCTGGCCCTGCTTTTCGCCACGGTTTACAATTTCCCCTTCTGGCGAAAGCTGCTGCGGCTGCCGGACATCTCCCTGAGCGCCAACGCCGGTTTTCTGGCCGCAACCCTGGTCATCTTAGTCGGGGTTTTCTTTTTCTTTCTGACCCTTACGGCCTATCCCTATCTCCAGAAAAGCCTGGCCGTGATCCTGCTGCTGCTGATGGGGCCGATTCTCTATTTCTCCTCGCATTACGGCGTCATTATCGATCACAACATGATCAGCAACCTGCTCGAAACCGATACCCGCGAAGCCGCCGAACTTTTGAGCCCGGCCTTTCTCGGGCATCTCCTGCTGTTGGTTATCCTGCCGGCGGCGCTGCTAATCCGCCGGCGGCAAACCTGGGCCCCGACCCTGCGCCAGACCGGCGCCAACCTGCTCTGCGCCCTGCTGACCCTGATGGTTATCGGCGGCACCCTGTTTGCCGCCTACGACGACTTCGCCCTGATCGGCCGCAGTCACCGTTTCCTCCGCCTCTTCTTAAACCCCAGCTACGCCCTCTATTCGGTGGAAAAATATTACCGGGTCAATCATCTTGTCAAAAGGCCGCCGCAACCGCTGGCTGAAGACGCGCGGATCAGTCCTGCCAGCGGCCGGCGGAAAAAGCTTCTCGGGGTTTTCGTAGTCGGCGAATCGGCTCGGGCCGCGAATTTTTCCTTAAACGGCTACCAGCGTGAAACCAACCCCCGACTTAAACAGGAAAACATCATCAGCTTCACCCAGGCCTACGCCTGCGGCACCTCGACCGCCGAGGCTCTGCCCGGCATGTTCTCACATCTGCCCCGCAAGGACTATTCGGTCAAAAAGGCGGCGGCTTACGAAAACGTGCTTGATATTTTACAGCGCCTCGGCGTGGCGGTGCTCTGGCGCGACAACAACTCCAGCGCCAAAGGCGTGGCCGAACGAATCTTCTACGAGAAGCTGAGCCTCCGGGATCTGCCAAAGGCGCGGGCAGCCTCATTAAGTCAGCGGGGCGAGATCTTCGACGAAGCCCTGCTGCTCAACCTGGATGAATTTCTGGCGGCCCATGCCGACCGCGATCTGCTCATCGTGTTACACCAGAAAGGCAGCCATGGCCCGGCCTACCATAAACGCCGGCCGCCGGCTTTTGCCCGATTCCAGCCCGAATACCAGGGTGAAGACGTGCATAACGCCAGCCGTGAAGAACTGATCAACGCCTATGACAACACCATTCTCTATACCGATTTTTTTCTCGCCCGGCTGCTCGACTGGCTCAAAAACAACAGCGCCGAGCGGAACAGCTTTATGATCTACATGTCGGATCACGGCGAGTCTCTGGGGGAAAACGGCATTTACCTGCACAGTCTGCCCTGGTTCATGGCCCCGGATGAACAGATACATATCGGTGCTATCGCTTGGTTTTCCCCGGGTTTCGGCGAAGACCGGGGCTTTGATCCGGCCGCACTGCGGGCTCGACGCGACCAGGCGGTTTCCCATGATTTCATTTTTCACACCCTGCTGGGTCTTTACAAGGTTGAGAGCAAGATCTATAATCCGGAGCTTGACCTGCTGAAACTGGCTGAATAG
- a CDS encoding LTA synthase family protein — MLKTIGRSWLRAARPLLLFYLLLLLVAFVGRLVLIGRYHEPLVAGGVNYWFALLVGLRLDTIAAAAALALPTLFLFLSPPRFTRVSARLCGWYFLVITLITIYMEIATPPFFAEFEARPNELFVNYLLYPREVLSTIFSTQLLPLTLAAVCLSLFTWLYRRWRKQSRLFRRALEVDYRLRLFLFLPTALIIFLGIRSSFGHRPANLSDATFSNSHIANEIAKNTLHAVGYSLYAKHKFSVDTKLYGRMQDDEAIARVQKLLAIDPGKPVHPDYPFLRRAQSHFPRSERPRNLVVIIEESLGAQYVEALGGRPGITPELNRLAQEGILFTQLYASGTRSVRGMEAIVAGFPPIPGTSVLKRNLSQQDFFSLAQALNPKGYHSSFIYGGEKRFDNMGSWYYGNGFQKIIDEPLFENPVYHGIWGVCDEDLVVRADQEFTRHHQAGQPFLSVLFTTTNHTPFEYPEGRISPLPGSQPDSEENAVKFADFALGKFFALAREHGYYENTVFVVVADHNVRVRSSPNGIMPVDNYRIFGLILGGNVEPRRCERLVSQMDVTATALDLLGLDLESPIVGNSIFNPEKVDFALMQFYSLYGFYRGERLAVFEPRSAPRTFRVKGRELLPLPPDEELERDGLALLTASSWLYHQRRHGLPPAEHKP, encoded by the coding sequence ATGCTGAAAACAATCGGCCGTTCCTGGCTGCGGGCGGCGCGGCCGCTGCTCCTTTTTTATCTCCTTTTGCTGCTGGTCGCTTTTGTCGGCCGGCTGGTACTGATCGGCCGCTACCACGAGCCGCTGGTCGCCGGCGGGGTCAATTACTGGTTCGCCCTTCTTGTCGGTCTGCGCCTGGACACGATCGCCGCGGCCGCGGCCCTGGCTCTGCCGACTTTGTTCCTGTTTCTTTCTCCGCCCCGTTTCACCCGGGTCAGCGCCCGGCTCTGCGGCTGGTATTTTCTCGTCATCACGCTGATCACGATCTATATGGAAATCGCGACGCCGCCTTTTTTTGCCGAATTCGAGGCTCGGCCCAATGAACTGTTCGTCAATTACCTGCTCTACCCCCGCGAGGTCCTGAGCACGATTTTTTCGACCCAGCTGCTGCCCCTGACCCTGGCCGCCGTCTGTCTCTCGCTGTTTACCTGGCTCTATCGCCGCTGGAGGAAACAGAGCCGCCTTTTCCGACGCGCCCTGGAGGTCGACTACCGTCTGCGCCTCTTCCTTTTTCTGCCCACCGCCCTGATCATTTTTCTCGGCATCCGCTCCTCCTTCGGCCACCGGCCCGCCAATCTCTCCGACGCGACCTTCAGCAATTCCCACATTGCCAACGAGATTGCCAAGAACACCCTGCACGCGGTCGGCTATTCGCTCTATGCCAAGCATAAATTCTCGGTCGACACCAAGCTTTACGGGCGCATGCAGGATGACGAGGCCATCGCCCGGGTGCAGAAACTGCTCGCGATCGACCCGGGAAAACCGGTTCACCCCGACTACCCCTTTCTCCGCCGGGCGCAGAGTCATTTTCCCCGGTCCGAACGGCCCCGCAATCTGGTGGTCATCATTGAGGAAAGCCTGGGGGCTCAGTATGTCGAGGCTCTGGGCGGCCGGCCCGGAATCACCCCCGAGCTCAACCGCCTGGCCCAGGAAGGCATTCTGTTTACGCAACTTTATGCCAGCGGCACCCGCAGCGTCCGCGGCATGGAGGCCATCGTCGCCGGGTTCCCCCCGATTCCCGGCACCAGCGTCCTCAAACGCAACTTAAGCCAGCAGGATTTTTTCTCGCTCGCCCAGGCTTTGAACCCTAAAGGGTATCACAGCAGTTTCATTTACGGTGGGGAAAAGCGTTTCGACAACATGGGCAGCTGGTATTACGGCAATGGTTTTCAGAAAATCATCGATGAACCTTTGTTTGAAAACCCGGTTTATCACGGCATCTGGGGCGTCTGCGACGAGGACCTGGTGGTTCGCGCCGACCAGGAATTCACCCGGCATCACCAGGCCGGTCAGCCTTTTCTCTCGGTGCTGTTTACGACGACCAACCATACCCCTTTCGAATACCCGGAAGGCCGCATCAGCCCGCTGCCCGGCAGCCAACCCGACAGCGAGGAGAACGCGGTCAAATTTGCTGATTTCGCCCTCGGTAAATTCTTCGCCCTGGCCCGCGAGCACGGTTACTATGAAAACACCGTCTTTGTCGTCGTCGCCGATCACAACGTGCGCGTTCGCAGCAGCCCCAACGGCATCATGCCGGTCGACAATTACCGGATTTTCGGCCTGATTTTAGGAGGAAACGTGGAACCTCGGCGCTGCGAACGCCTGGTCAGCCAGATGGACGTCACGGCCACGGCCCTGGATCTGCTGGGCCTCGACCTCGAATCGCCGATTGTCGGCAATTCGATTTTCAACCCGGAGAAGGTTGATTTTGCCCTGATGCAGTTCTACTCGCTCTACGGCTTCTACCGCGGCGAGCGTTTGGCGGTGTTCGAGCCCCGAAGCGCCCCCCGAACCTTCCGCGTCAAGGGCCGGGAACTGCTGCCGCTGCCCCCCGATGAAGAACTCGAACGCGACGGCCTGGCCCTGCTTACCGCCTCCTCCTGGCTCTATCACCAGCGCCGCCACGGCCTGCCGCCGGCGGAGCATAAACCATGA
- a CDS encoding response regulator transcription factor — MKILLVEDEPGILTQLEELLREQRYLVDTAVNGAEALDKVFANLYDLLVLDIMLPKLDGLSLLREIRRAAISTPVLFLTARGGIEDKVKGLDCGADDYLAKPFSTAELLARIRALLRRPGREGNSLLQVGDISLDTVSREVVNAGRPLELTPKEFSLLEFLLYNKNQPVSRITLAEHVWGEDFDPFTMSNTIDVHIKNLRRKLDPEKSGRALIQTVRGVGFVARDTPGDQEEPA; from the coding sequence ATGAAAATTCTCCTGGTCGAAGACGAGCCCGGCATTTTAACCCAGCTCGAGGAGCTGCTCCGGGAACAGCGCTACCTCGTCGATACAGCCGTCAACGGCGCGGAGGCTCTGGATAAGGTTTTCGCCAATCTCTACGACCTGCTGGTTCTCGACATCATGCTGCCCAAGCTCGACGGCCTCAGCCTGCTCAGGGAAATCCGCCGGGCCGCAATCAGTACTCCAGTGCTGTTTCTCACTGCCCGCGGCGGCATTGAGGACAAGGTCAAAGGGCTCGACTGCGGCGCCGACGACTACCTCGCCAAACCCTTCTCCACGGCCGAGCTGCTGGCCCGCATTCGGGCGCTGCTGCGCCGGCCGGGGCGCGAGGGCAACAGCCTGCTCCAGGTGGGCGACATCAGCCTTGACACGGTCAGCCGTGAAGTCGTAAACGCCGGCCGGCCCCTGGAGCTGACTCCCAAAGAGTTCTCCCTGCTCGAATTCCTGCTTTACAACAAGAACCAGCCGGTATCCCGAATCACCCTGGCCGAGCACGTCTGGGGCGAAGATTTCGACCCCTTCACCATGTCCAACACCATCGACGTCCACATCAAGAATCTGCGCCGCAAGCTCGACCCCGAAAAAAGCGGCCGGGCCCTGATTCAAACGGTTCGCGGCGTCGGCTTCGTCGCCCGGGATACCCCGGGCGACCAGGAAGAGCCGGCATGA
- a CDS encoding HAMP domain-containing protein — protein MKIRTRISLWITAAGVLVSLFFSLFVFREMLEQLYRQLDDEIKTATGEVMRLFESSNQPEEQFQQQATELLFNNRRYWIRVYEGEKLIYASRLARLIDLPMAPERKKSTLRVQVSSRMIDLDQGESENVTFRTRRTRLAAAGDQPARLIQVALPMEKLDEEIREVVIFITIGLSLSTVLLLLISYLLAGRILKPIRRITELAREIDEQALTARLPLNHNQDELFELSRAFNQMLDRLQYSFNHQKEFLANAAHELNTPLTTIRLFVEQGMENRELPAAFRRRLGAQQQTLQRLGRLLRDLMFLSRLEIKQQLKSEVFDLGEMLTSVLAEFEPLIDLEAMSLSLDITRPAPFRGDPDKLQRLFINLLDNAIKYCRPPGHLNVRLSRDRDGFKLRLANSSPPLSPEELAQLFEQFYRVEKSRSAASGGFGLGLTIVREIVNQHQGEVSINNRNDQIEVLVRLPGRSSG, from the coding sequence ATGAAAATCCGCACCCGCATCAGCCTCTGGATCACCGCGGCCGGGGTCCTGGTCAGCCTGTTTTTCTCCCTCTTCGTTTTCCGGGAGATGTTGGAACAGCTCTACCGCCAGCTTGATGATGAAATCAAGACGGCGACCGGCGAGGTCATGCGGCTGTTTGAGAGCAGCAATCAGCCGGAAGAACAGTTTCAGCAGCAGGCCACCGAACTGCTTTTCAACAACCGCCGCTACTGGATCCGGGTTTATGAGGGCGAGAAACTGATCTATGCTTCCCGGCTGGCCCGCCTCATCGACCTACCCATGGCTCCAGAGAGAAAAAAAAGCACGCTCAGAGTTCAGGTTTCCAGCCGCATGATTGATCTGGATCAGGGCGAGAGCGAAAACGTGACCTTCAGAACCCGCCGCACCCGGCTGGCGGCTGCCGGCGACCAACCCGCCCGGCTAATCCAGGTGGCGCTGCCTATGGAAAAACTCGATGAAGAGATCCGCGAAGTCGTCATCTTCATTACCATCGGCCTCTCCCTGTCGACTGTGCTTTTGCTCTTGATCAGTTACCTGCTCGCCGGGCGCATTCTCAAACCCATCAGGCGGATCACCGAACTGGCCCGGGAGATTGACGAACAGGCCCTGACGGCACGGCTGCCGCTCAATCACAATCAGGATGAGCTTTTCGAGCTTTCCCGGGCTTTCAACCAGATGCTCGACCGTCTGCAATACTCCTTCAACCACCAGAAGGAATTTCTCGCCAATGCCGCCCATGAACTGAACACCCCGCTGACCACCATCCGCCTATTTGTCGAACAGGGGATGGAAAACCGGGAACTGCCGGCGGCTTTCCGCCGGCGCCTCGGCGCCCAGCAGCAGACCCTGCAGCGCCTCGGTCGGCTGCTGCGCGATCTGATGTTTCTCTCTCGTCTGGAAATCAAGCAGCAGCTGAAATCTGAAGTTTTCGACCTTGGAGAAATGCTGACCTCGGTCCTGGCCGAATTCGAGCCCCTGATCGATTTAGAGGCGATGTCCCTTAGCCTCGACATCACCCGCCCGGCCCCTTTCCGGGGTGATCCGGACAAACTCCAGCGGCTGTTTATCAACCTGCTCGACAACGCGATCAAGTACTGCCGGCCGCCGGGACACCTCAATGTCCGCCTGAGCCGGGACCGGGACGGCTTTAAACTGCGACTGGCCAACAGCAGCCCCCCGCTGAGCCCGGAAGAGCTGGCCCAACTCTTCGAACAGTTTTACCGGGTGGAAAAATCACGCTCGGCGGCTTCGGGCGGCTTCGGCCTGGGCCTGACCATCGTCCGGGAAATCGTCAACCAGCACCAGGGGGAAGTCAGTATCAACAACCGCAACGATCAAATCGAAGTCCTGGTCCGGCTGCCGGGAAGGTCTTCCGGCTGA
- a CDS encoding diacylglycerol kinase, whose translation MKQAAVARLWRATGYSLAGLAAAFRNEQAFRQECYLLLLLLPLGLWRGEGAVEKLLLIGSWLLVMITELLNSAVEAVVDRIGSEHHELSGRAKDIASAAVMVALFLATLTWLLLAF comes from the coding sequence ATGAAGCAGGCCGCGGTCGCCCGCCTTTGGCGGGCGACCGGCTATTCCCTGGCCGGTCTGGCCGCCGCCTTCAGGAACGAGCAGGCTTTCCGGCAGGAGTGTTATCTGCTCCTGTTGTTGCTGCCGCTGGGGTTGTGGCGGGGGGAGGGCGCGGTCGAAAAACTGCTGCTCATCGGCAGCTGGCTGCTGGTTATGATTACGGAATTGCTCAATTCGGCGGTCGAGGCCGTGGTCGACCGGATCGGCTCCGAGCACCACGAGCTTTCCGGCCGGGCCAAGGACATCGCCTCGGCCGCGGTCATGGTCGCCCTTTTCCTCGCCACCCTGACCTGGCTCTTGCTGGCTTTCTGA
- a CDS encoding 4Fe-4S dicluster domain-containing protein encodes MYKIDPELCTSCGSCQEECPEDAIIEGEDSYIITDKCIDCGSCAEVCPVDAISPG; translated from the coding sequence ATGTACAAAATCGATCCTGAATTATGCACATCCTGCGGTTCCTGCCAGGAAGAGTGTCCCGAAGATGCCATCATCGAGGGCGAGGACAGTTACATCATCACCGACAAATGCATTGACTGCGGTTCCTGCGCCGAGGTCTGCCCGGTGGATGCCATTTCCCCCGGCTGA
- a CDS encoding LbtU family siderophore porin — MKIYRYLILAAIVLLLFVGVAPLAAETQELKQKMEVLEQQLNDLQKQLSGQRQDLDENRQEQVKLSSLAGGLKLLGEHVTISGCVEVEVGFTEDYDGNDESDITLATVELGIDIDLHKYVSAHILLLWEEDDTEPVDLDEAYLTLGNTEHFPVFLQAGKFYVPFGNFESHMISDPLTLELGETRESAVLLGFEQAGFRVGVYAFNGDIDEAEDDNEIKCFGLSTGYAFENDNFSLDVGADWINNLADSDTLGDALPESIRDYVDGFTAHAVFSWQGLTLIGEYLAANDDFAVDELEFKGKGAKPEAWNVELGYTFAVAGREAFVAVAWQGTDEALALELPEDRYLGSVGVELFPGIGLALEYAHDEDYGVGDGGSGKTADTVTLQLALEF; from the coding sequence ATGAAAATATATAGATATTTAATCCTTGCGGCAATTGTCCTGTTGCTTTTTGTCGGCGTGGCCCCGCTGGCTGCCGAGACGCAGGAGCTGAAACAGAAAATGGAGGTCCTTGAACAGCAGCTCAACGATTTGCAGAAGCAGCTCAGCGGTCAGCGGCAGGATCTTGACGAAAATCGGCAGGAGCAGGTGAAATTGAGTTCCCTGGCGGGAGGTCTTAAGCTGCTTGGCGAACATGTCACCATCAGCGGTTGTGTTGAGGTTGAGGTTGGTTTTACCGAGGATTACGACGGCAATGACGAAAGCGATATCACTTTGGCGACGGTGGAGCTGGGGATTGATATTGATCTGCATAAATATGTTTCGGCCCATATTCTCCTGCTCTGGGAAGAGGATGACACCGAACCGGTCGATCTGGACGAAGCCTATCTCACTCTCGGCAATACCGAACATTTTCCGGTTTTCCTTCAGGCCGGTAAATTCTATGTGCCCTTCGGCAACTTCGAGAGCCATATGATCTCCGATCCTCTGACTCTGGAACTCGGGGAAACCCGCGAAAGCGCGGTTCTGCTCGGCTTCGAGCAGGCCGGTTTCCGGGTCGGCGTTTATGCCTTCAACGGTGATATCGACGAGGCCGAAGACGATAACGAGATTAAATGTTTCGGTTTGAGCACCGGGTATGCCTTTGAAAACGATAACTTCAGTCTCGATGTCGGGGCCGACTGGATCAACAACCTGGCGGATTCCGATACCTTGGGCGACGCCCTGCCGGAATCCATCCGTGACTATGTCGATGGCTTCACCGCTCATGCCGTATTTTCCTGGCAGGGTCTGACCCTGATCGGTGAATACCTGGCCGCCAACGATGATTTCGCCGTTGACGAGCTTGAGTTCAAGGGCAAGGGCGCCAAGCCCGAAGCCTGGAATGTCGAACTGGGTTACACCTTTGCGGTCGCCGGCCGTGAAGCCTTTGTCGCGGTGGCCTGGCAGGGTACCGATGAGGCCCTGGCTCTGGAGCTGCCCGAGGATCGTTACCTGGGTAGTGTCGGGGTTGAACTTTTCCCGGGAATCGGTCTGGCGCTCGAATACGCGCATGACGAAGACTATGGCGTCGGCGACGGCGGCAGCGGTAAGACGGCCGATACCGTAACCCTGCAGCTGGCCCTGGAATTCTGA